A DNA window from Sulfitobacter noctilucicola contains the following coding sequences:
- the putA gene encoding bifunctional proline dehydrogenase/L-glutamate gamma-semialdehyde dehydrogenase PutA: MAYDTPPTLRHQIDAGMYADPEAILNSLVADAELSGDDRMKISADAADLVRSIRGATQPGLMEVFLAEYGLSTDEGVALMCLAEALLRVPDADTIDALIEDKIAPSDWGRHMGHSTSSLVNASTWALMLTGRVLDDDQPGPVRHLRAAIKRLGEPVIRTAVSRAMKEMGRQFVLGEDINAAMSRAAGMEKKGFTYSYDMLGEAARTEADAKRYHLSYSRAISAIATACTDSDTRKNPGISVKLSALHPRYEVAQEQAVMTDLVPRLRALCLLAKSAGMGLNVDAEEADRLALSLEVIDRVMAEPALKGWDGFGIVVQAFGPRASTVIDALYEMAQRHDRRIMVRLVKGAYWDTEIKRAQVEGVDGFPVFTQKAATDVSYISNARKLLGMTDRIYPQFATHNAHTVAAVLHMAQDKEAFEFQRLHGMGETLHTLVMKDHGTRCRIYAPVGAHKDLLAYLVRRLLENGANSSFVNQIVDEDVPPEVVAADPFEQLGQTNLAIAKGPEVFAPVRANARGFDLAHTQTLDEIEKARGVFADTRWQAEPLLAGKAMPEAAVDVINPADHSASPGTVRNASLEDVATAFENAEPWLAPLAERRKVLLDAADLIEENFGEIFALLAREAGKGMPDCVAELREGVDFLRYYAGQATGEPPAGIFTCISPWNFPMAIFSGQISAALAAGNAVLAKPAEQTPLVAYVTVKLLHKAGVPRTALQLLPGGGDIGAALTGDPRVNGVAFTGSTATAMRIRANLAEHCAPGTPLIAETGGLNAMIVDSTALPEQAVQAIVESAFQSAGQRCSALRCLYVQEDIADDLTKMLIGAMEALNIGMPWELSTDVGPVIDEAARKSIQDHIDTARAEGRIIAEMTPPKHGTYVAPAILRVNGISEMQREIFGPVLHLATYKSHELDDVIDAINATGYGLTFGLHTRIDDRVQYVSERIEAGNIYVNRNQIGAIVGSQPFGGEGLSGTGPKAGGPNYLPRFATPDRQTASDAWSGKQDTLPSLPAHTPAKPIETLSMPGPTGESNRLSTLPRDPLLCMGPGSDAVAAQARAVEALGGIAIKATGQIDPADLTSGPAYGGVLWWGDAQTGTQIEQALAKRQGPILPMIPGLPDPARVRAERHVCVDTTASGGNAALLGAAS; the protein is encoded by the coding sequence ATGGCTTACGATACACCACCTACCCTGCGCCACCAAATCGATGCAGGCATGTATGCCGACCCCGAAGCAATATTAAACTCGCTGGTGGCAGACGCGGAACTGTCAGGTGACGACCGCATGAAGATTTCAGCAGATGCCGCTGACCTCGTGCGCTCCATCCGCGGTGCGACCCAACCGGGGCTCATGGAAGTCTTTCTTGCGGAGTATGGTCTATCTACGGATGAAGGCGTGGCGCTGATGTGTTTGGCCGAAGCATTGCTTCGTGTGCCGGATGCCGACACCATCGACGCTTTGATTGAAGACAAGATCGCGCCCTCCGACTGGGGCCGCCACATGGGTCATTCGACATCTAGCCTTGTCAACGCTTCTACCTGGGCGCTGATGCTGACAGGTCGTGTGCTTGATGATGACCAGCCCGGCCCCGTGCGCCATTTGCGTGCCGCGATCAAGCGCTTGGGTGAACCGGTGATCCGCACAGCTGTTTCGCGAGCGATGAAGGAAATGGGACGTCAGTTCGTACTTGGCGAAGACATTAATGCTGCCATGTCCCGCGCTGCGGGAATGGAGAAGAAGGGCTTTACCTACAGCTATGACATGCTGGGCGAAGCGGCGCGGACCGAGGCCGATGCCAAAAGGTATCACCTTAGCTACTCCCGTGCGATTTCTGCAATTGCGACGGCCTGCACCGACAGCGACACGCGTAAAAACCCCGGTATTTCTGTCAAGCTCTCCGCCCTGCACCCGCGTTATGAAGTGGCGCAAGAACAAGCCGTAATGACCGATCTGGTCCCGCGCCTGCGCGCTTTGTGCCTGTTGGCCAAATCTGCCGGTATGGGCTTGAACGTCGACGCGGAAGAGGCCGACCGTCTTGCCCTGTCGCTTGAGGTGATTGACCGCGTGATGGCCGAACCTGCGCTTAAGGGGTGGGACGGGTTCGGAATTGTGGTGCAGGCCTTTGGTCCGCGTGCCAGCACAGTGATCGACGCACTATACGAGATGGCCCAGCGCCACGATCGCCGGATTATGGTGCGGTTGGTTAAAGGGGCCTATTGGGACACAGAGATCAAGCGCGCTCAGGTCGAAGGTGTCGACGGCTTTCCTGTCTTCACTCAGAAAGCGGCGACCGACGTCAGCTATATATCCAACGCACGCAAACTGCTGGGTATGACCGACCGCATCTATCCGCAGTTCGCCACACACAACGCCCACACGGTTGCTGCTGTCTTACACATGGCGCAAGATAAAGAAGCGTTTGAGTTCCAGCGCCTGCACGGCATGGGCGAGACCCTGCACACACTGGTGATGAAAGATCACGGGACACGCTGCCGCATCTATGCGCCGGTTGGTGCACACAAGGATCTGCTCGCCTATCTCGTACGACGCCTGCTTGAGAACGGGGCAAACTCCAGCTTTGTGAACCAGATTGTTGACGAAGATGTGCCGCCGGAAGTTGTTGCCGCTGATCCTTTCGAGCAGTTGGGCCAGACCAATCTTGCGATTGCCAAGGGCCCCGAAGTCTTTGCCCCAGTGCGTGCAAACGCGCGCGGCTTTGATCTGGCTCACACGCAAACACTGGACGAGATCGAAAAAGCCCGCGGTGTCTTTGCAGACACGAGATGGCAAGCCGAACCTCTTTTGGCGGGCAAGGCCATGCCCGAAGCGGCTGTTGACGTAATCAACCCTGCCGATCATTCAGCCTCCCCCGGCACTGTGCGTAATGCGTCACTTGAAGACGTCGCCACCGCGTTTGAGAATGCAGAGCCTTGGCTTGCGCCATTGGCAGAGCGCCGCAAGGTGCTGCTCGATGCGGCCGACCTGATCGAAGAAAACTTTGGCGAAATCTTTGCCCTGCTCGCCCGTGAGGCTGGAAAAGGCATGCCCGATTGTGTCGCTGAGTTGCGCGAAGGCGTTGATTTCCTGCGCTATTACGCGGGGCAAGCCACTGGTGAGCCTCCTGCGGGGATCTTTACCTGTATATCCCCATGGAATTTCCCGATGGCGATCTTCTCGGGGCAAATCTCTGCCGCATTGGCGGCAGGCAACGCGGTTCTTGCCAAACCGGCAGAGCAGACGCCGCTAGTGGCTTATGTCACGGTAAAACTGCTGCACAAGGCAGGCGTTCCGCGCACTGCTCTGCAACTGTTGCCCGGCGGCGGAGACATCGGTGCGGCGCTGACCGGCGACCCACGCGTGAACGGTGTCGCCTTTACCGGCTCTACCGCCACAGCCATGCGCATCCGCGCCAATTTGGCCGAGCATTGCGCACCCGGCACACCGCTGATTGCCGAAACCGGCGGTCTGAACGCGATGATTGTCGATTCCACAGCTCTGCCCGAACAAGCTGTGCAGGCTATCGTTGAATCCGCCTTCCAGTCCGCTGGCCAGCGGTGCTCTGCGCTGCGTTGCCTTTACGTGCAGGAAGACATTGCCGACGATCTGACGAAAATGCTGATCGGTGCGATGGAAGCATTGAATATCGGCATGCCATGGGAGTTGAGTACAGATGTTGGTCCCGTCATTGACGAGGCGGCCCGTAAATCCATCCAGGATCATATCGACACCGCTCGCGCTGAAGGCCGGATCATCGCCGAGATGACGCCGCCCAAACATGGCACCTACGTTGCCCCTGCGATCCTGCGTGTGAACGGTATTTCCGAAATGCAGCGTGAAATTTTCGGACCGGTACTGCACCTTGCAACCTACAAATCACACGAGCTGGATGATGTGATCGACGCGATCAATGCGACGGGCTACGGGCTGACCTTCGGTCTGCACACACGTATCGACGACCGTGTGCAATATGTGTCCGAACGGATTGAAGCAGGCAACATCTACGTCAACCGCAACCAGATCGGCGCGATCGTCGGCTCTCAACCTTTTGGCGGTGAAGGGTTGTCAGGCACCGGGCCCAAGGCGGGCGGCCCGAACTATCTGCCGCGCTTTGCAACACCTGACCGCCAGACAGCGTCAGACGCATGGAGCGGAAAGCAGGACACACTCCCGTCACTTCCGGCGCATACGCCCGCCAAACCGATCGAGACACTATCAATGCCTGGCCCAACCGGCGAATCAAACCGTTTGAGCACCCTGCCCCGCGATCCGCTTTTGTGCATGGGTCCAGGGTCCGACGCTGTGGCGGCACAGGCGCGCGCGGTCGAGGCATTGGGCGGCATCGCGATCAAGGCAACAGGCCAGATTGATCCTGCGGACCTCACGTCCGGTCCCGCGTACGGCGGTGTGCTGTGGTGGGGCGATGCACAAACGGGGACGCAGATCGAACAGGCGCTTGCAAAGCGGCAAGGACCGATCCTGCCTATGATCCCCGGTTTGCCCGATCCTGCCCGCGTTCGCGCAGAGCGTCACGTCTGCGTTGATACGACTGCGTCCGGTGGCAACGCGGCTTTGCTGGGTGCCGCCAGCTAA
- a CDS encoding Lrp/AsnC ligand binding domain-containing protein — protein MIDFNVVHLVVERVKYEKNEQSGVDRFDQAILTVLGEDGRISITDLAKRIGLSKSPTQARLRRLEEQGVILGYRAMLDPIRLGLDHVAFVEVRLNDTREVALRAFNAAVAKVPEIEQAHMIASHFDYLLKVRTRDMSAYRRFLGETISALPHVSNTSTYVAMEAVKETMLSDGT, from the coding sequence ATGATCGACTTTAATGTGGTTCATTTGGTGGTAGAACGCGTGAAGTACGAGAAAAACGAGCAGTCGGGGGTAGATCGCTTCGATCAGGCGATTCTCACAGTTTTGGGCGAAGACGGGCGGATCAGCATTACCGATCTGGCCAAAAGGATTGGATTGTCGAAGTCGCCAACGCAGGCGCGGTTGCGGCGTTTGGAGGAACAGGGGGTCATCTTAGGGTACCGCGCCATGCTGGATCCGATCCGGTTGGGGCTGGATCACGTGGCCTTTGTCGAAGTGCGCTTGAACGATACGCGCGAGGTCGCCTTGCGGGCATTCAATGCCGCCGTCGCCAAAGTGCCAGAGATCGAACAGGCACATATGATTGCGAGCCATTTCGATTATCTGCTGAAAGTGCGTACCCGCGACATGTCTGCCTACCGGCGGTTTTTGGGTGAAACGATCTCGGCTCTGCCGCACGTTTCAAACACGTCGACTTATGTCGCGATGGAAGCTGTAAAGGAAACCATGTTGTCGGACGGAACTTGA
- a CDS encoding tetratricopeptide repeat protein: protein MRSLIVLATIMAPLFAHASCPEPSDTRNELLNLIAKANAARSQAEGRRVSNEMWQVWLRAPDEAAQTVLDAGMARRDVYDFAGAIAEYNRLVDYCPTYAEGYNQRAYIHFLNGNHEAALTDLDMTISLQPYHVAAQSGRALTLMNLGRINEARDQLLIAVDNNPWLSERALLADDAPLGLQGKSL, encoded by the coding sequence ATGCGCAGTCTTATCGTTCTTGCTACCATCATGGCCCCGCTCTTTGCCCATGCGTCGTGTCCCGAGCCAAGCGATACACGCAACGAATTACTGAATCTAATCGCCAAGGCGAATGCCGCCCGTTCCCAAGCTGAGGGCAGGCGGGTCTCGAACGAGATGTGGCAAGTCTGGCTGCGTGCCCCCGACGAGGCGGCACAGACCGTTCTGGATGCAGGCATGGCACGTCGGGACGTCTATGATTTCGCAGGTGCGATTGCCGAGTATAACCGTCTGGTAGACTACTGCCCAACCTACGCTGAAGGCTACAACCAGCGGGCTTACATCCATTTTTTAAACGGGAACCATGAGGCGGCGCTGACTGACCTCGATATGACTATTTCCTTGCAACCCTATCATGTGGCGGCCCAATCCGGGCGCGCCCTCACGCTGATGAACCTTGGCCGCATAAACGAAGCCCGCGATCAGTTGTTGATTGCGGTTGATAACAACCCATGGCTCTCTGAAAGGGCGCTATTGGCAGACGACGCGCCACTGGGTTTGCAGGGTAAGTCACTCTGA
- a CDS encoding glycosyltransferase, whose amino-acid sequence MKSGEAEGRQIFLSNWSGQTEDLMTRDDLERYRLWIDPAFLRKASPKVAAFDDDTVISWFLMDGWREGVDPSERFSTMFYLTNNPDVKDVNINPLIHFVRFGESEGRFATQNEAQVAADAAEEERQKQEAALQAEREQREREAQAEQEQRELEEKAQRERDAQAELKRLERDQEKARQEALLRTDMIAVKDDFDADWYRKSYPEISGTDDELLADYMTTGWKGLKDPSPSFSTAYYLDAYQDISESGLNPFLHYALFGRKEGRRCSPDGAVRLSVSPKANLTPGLPDLGPSNFTGKKARPPRKIDPDALDIHWVVPDFRPGSGGHMTIFRMVRYLELFGHKCTVWIEEPTFHEKERDAWETIVKSFQCVEADVRFVSDDLYTQSGDVIIATGWSTAWTVRDLTGFKTSMYFVQDHEPEFYPTGSMSNLAELTYGFELGCICASPWLEKLMSERYGRWAKGFYLAYEPDQYFVSDERTEISDGKGPVKVAVYGRAHTDRRCVQLALAGLSILADSRDDFEVHLFGQDELPFNAAPFAAFNHGVLDPAQLNRLYNDCDIGICFSGTNYSLVPQEMMACGLPLIEFNTESTQVIFPKNTVTLAGPAPTDIAAKVAKLIDDPAKRLRQRKAALKWVKSFSWEASAREVEAAIQDYLTQKGAKLASPSVNASKEILFDVVIPTWNGKEEFEPVLEALRSQRIADQIQIHCVDSTSTDGTIDWLKGQKDVSLTVIDQKDFQHGRTRNYGASLGTAPFVGFITQDAMPATVDWATDIVKMMRAVPDAAGLFGRHIAYPDHPIFVREEITKHFENMKQYPLVLSKFTDPERWDKGDIGWRQFLHFYSDNNSAMRRSVWNEIPYPEVDYGEDQVWARTIIEAGYSKIYAPTATVYHSHDYDPEQTYKRSKTEGAFFLEHFGYELGKGSESDINDRIAREQRDMEAWGRRRAVSSDEIEMRKANIVEKYRGWRDGRAEVGNVSSADW is encoded by the coding sequence ATGAAATCCGGTGAGGCAGAGGGGCGTCAAATATTCCTCAGCAACTGGAGCGGTCAGACTGAAGACCTGATGACGCGCGATGATCTTGAAAGATACCGGTTATGGATCGACCCTGCATTTCTGCGTAAGGCGAGCCCGAAAGTAGCTGCTTTCGACGATGACACGGTAATTTCTTGGTTCTTGATGGACGGATGGCGCGAAGGTGTTGATCCGTCTGAACGATTCTCCACCATGTTCTATCTTACGAACAATCCAGACGTTAAGGACGTTAATATCAACCCCCTTATCCATTTTGTTCGTTTCGGCGAATCCGAAGGTCGGTTTGCTACGCAGAATGAGGCGCAAGTTGCCGCAGACGCCGCGGAGGAAGAGCGTCAAAAGCAAGAAGCGGCCCTTCAGGCGGAACGTGAGCAACGTGAGCGTGAGGCGCAGGCTGAACAAGAACAGCGTGAGCTGGAAGAGAAGGCACAGCGCGAACGCGATGCACAGGCTGAGTTGAAGCGGCTCGAACGGGATCAGGAAAAAGCCCGTCAGGAAGCTCTGCTGCGCACGGATATGATCGCTGTCAAAGATGACTTCGATGCAGATTGGTACCGGAAGTCCTATCCGGAAATAAGCGGAACCGATGACGAATTGCTGGCGGACTACATGACGACAGGATGGAAAGGTCTCAAAGATCCTTCCCCATCGTTTTCAACAGCATATTACCTTGATGCGTATCAGGACATCAGTGAAAGCGGCCTGAACCCGTTTCTGCATTATGCTTTGTTCGGGCGTAAAGAGGGACGGCGTTGTTCTCCTGATGGTGCAGTCCGCCTGTCCGTTTCGCCGAAAGCAAATCTTACTCCGGGCCTGCCTGATCTGGGTCCCAGCAACTTCACAGGAAAGAAAGCACGGCCTCCTCGGAAAATAGATCCTGACGCACTGGATATTCACTGGGTCGTGCCTGATTTCCGGCCAGGTTCTGGCGGGCATATGACCATCTTCCGGATGGTGCGGTACCTCGAACTGTTTGGACACAAATGTACAGTTTGGATCGAGGAGCCGACGTTCCATGAAAAAGAACGGGACGCATGGGAGACGATCGTAAAGTCCTTCCAGTGTGTTGAAGCAGATGTACGCTTTGTTTCAGACGATCTGTACACTCAGTCAGGCGATGTCATCATCGCTACCGGGTGGAGCACAGCCTGGACTGTGAGGGACCTGACAGGCTTCAAAACGTCTATGTACTTTGTGCAGGACCACGAGCCCGAGTTCTACCCGACAGGTTCGATGTCAAACCTGGCGGAGCTGACCTACGGATTCGAACTAGGATGTATCTGTGCAAGCCCTTGGTTGGAAAAGCTGATGTCCGAAAGGTACGGACGCTGGGCGAAGGGTTTCTACCTCGCTTACGAACCCGACCAGTACTTCGTGTCAGATGAGCGCACGGAGATCTCTGACGGCAAAGGGCCCGTCAAGGTCGCGGTTTACGGGCGCGCGCATACGGATCGCCGCTGCGTCCAATTGGCGTTGGCTGGCTTGTCGATATTGGCAGACTCCCGCGATGATTTTGAGGTCCATCTCTTTGGACAGGATGAGCTTCCATTCAATGCCGCGCCGTTTGCAGCTTTCAACCATGGCGTTCTGGACCCTGCGCAACTCAATCGCCTGTATAACGACTGTGATATCGGGATTTGCTTTTCCGGCACAAATTACAGCCTCGTTCCGCAGGAGATGATGGCATGTGGACTGCCGCTGATCGAATTTAACACCGAGAGCACGCAGGTAATTTTCCCAAAGAACACTGTAACACTCGCCGGACCTGCTCCCACCGATATTGCTGCAAAGGTTGCGAAGTTGATCGACGACCCTGCAAAGCGCCTTCGCCAGCGAAAGGCTGCCTTGAAATGGGTGAAGTCCTTTTCGTGGGAAGCGAGTGCGCGCGAAGTCGAGGCCGCCATTCAGGATTATCTCACGCAAAAAGGTGCCAAGTTGGCGTCTCCTTCAGTTAATGCATCGAAAGAAATACTGTTCGATGTGGTGATCCCGACTTGGAACGGGAAAGAAGAATTCGAGCCTGTTCTTGAAGCGCTGCGGAGCCAGCGGATCGCTGATCAGATCCAGATCCACTGCGTGGATTCAACTTCGACGGACGGGACCATCGACTGGTTGAAAGGTCAAAAAGACGTCAGCCTAACGGTTATCGATCAAAAAGATTTTCAGCATGGCCGGACACGGAACTACGGTGCATCGTTGGGCACCGCACCGTTCGTCGGCTTTATAACCCAAGACGCGATGCCCGCCACAGTTGACTGGGCAACTGACATTGTAAAGATGATGCGGGCCGTTCCGGATGCTGCGGGTCTGTTCGGGCGTCACATCGCGTATCCCGACCATCCGATTTTTGTGCGCGAAGAAATCACCAAGCATTTCGAGAACATGAAACAATACCCGCTTGTTTTGTCAAAGTTCACTGACCCGGAACGCTGGGATAAAGGCGATATCGGCTGGCGGCAATTCCTGCATTTCTATTCCGACAACAACTCAGCAATGCGCCGCTCCGTCTGGAACGAGATACCTTATCCCGAAGTCGACTATGGTGAAGATCAGGTTTGGGCACGGACCATAATCGAAGCGGGATATTCAAAGATCTACGCACCTACCGCGACGGTGTATCACAGTCACGACTACGATCCGGAGCAGACCTACAAGCGGTCGAAAACCGAAGGCGCATTTTTCCTCGAGCATTTCGGGTATGAGTTGGGAAAGGGTAGCGAGAGCGATATCAACGACCGGATCGCCAGAGAGCAGCGTGACATGGAAGCCTGGGGTCGCCGTCGTGCTGTGAGCTCCGACGAAATTGAGATGCGCAAAGCTAACATCGTGGAGAAATATCGCGGCTGGCGTGATGGGCGGGCTGAAGTCGGGAATGTGAGCTCGGCGGATTGGTGA
- a CDS encoding sulfotransferase family 2 domain-containing protein, with amino-acid sequence MLKTDSNEKFVFLHVTKTAGGTLKRSLKDSPLEVHFIYGKADKEALVGKDLSAVDIFYGHMPYGVHSQWGNIENPRYFCFMRHPTARTISHYFHLRNVDKSATGDRIRKSYDINDFFQNSDHWEFRNFMTGSVSGLGRNIVNDSRNSLDIAKENLDKNFAFVGFQEYFSFSMRKLSKILDVQLNVERDVNVGRYDLSQVSEDTLGVIEENTKLDFELYKYALEKFL; translated from the coding sequence ATGTTAAAGACGGATTCAAATGAAAAGTTTGTGTTTCTCCATGTGACTAAGACTGCTGGCGGAACTCTGAAGCGATCGTTAAAGGATAGTCCATTAGAGGTTCATTTTATCTACGGGAAAGCGGACAAGGAAGCACTTGTTGGGAAAGATCTCTCAGCAGTCGATATCTTTTATGGACACATGCCTTATGGTGTACATTCGCAATGGGGGAATATCGAAAATCCACGATATTTTTGTTTTATGCGACACCCTACAGCGCGAACTATTTCCCATTATTTCCATCTACGTAACGTGGACAAAAGCGCTACGGGAGATCGAATAAGGAAGTCTTATGACATAAATGATTTTTTTCAGAATTCTGATCATTGGGAGTTTCGGAACTTTATGACTGGTTCTGTATCAGGTCTTGGACGGAACATTGTGAACGATTCGAGAAATTCGCTTGATATCGCAAAAGAGAATCTAGATAAGAACTTCGCCTTTGTTGGTTTTCAAGAATACTTTTCGTTTTCGATGAGAAAACTATCGAAAATACTTGATGTACAATTGAACGTTGAGCGAGATGTGAACGTTGGTAGATATGATCTCTCTCAAGTGTCAGAGGATACACTTGGCGTAATTGAAGAGAACACGAAGCTTGACTTTGAGCTTTATAAGTATGCGTTAGAAAAGTTCTTGTGA